Proteins co-encoded in one Alcanivorax sp. genomic window:
- a CDS encoding helix-turn-helix domain-containing protein: MTRKRFDEMGCCVASALNEVGDWWSLLIVKQAMLGTRRYVDFQNSLGIAKNILCNRLSRLVENGVMVRVDVGEHGKRYEYRLTDKGRDLFTVVTALRQWSERWNGAQDSMQLVDRQTGEPLAPVSVQNQQGQPLTVRDVRFVDEDGKPFEEAG; the protein is encoded by the coding sequence ATGACACGCAAACGCTTTGATGAAATGGGATGCTGCGTTGCCTCCGCCCTCAATGAGGTTGGCGACTGGTGGTCCCTGCTGATCGTGAAACAGGCCATGCTGGGCACCCGCCGCTATGTGGACTTCCAGAACAGCCTGGGGATCGCCAAGAACATCCTCTGCAACCGTCTCTCCCGCCTGGTAGAGAACGGCGTCATGGTGCGCGTGGATGTGGGCGAACACGGCAAGCGCTACGAATACCGCCTCACCGACAAGGGCCGCGACCTGTTCACCGTGGTCACCGCCCTGCGCCAGTGGAGCGAACGCTGGAATGGAGCACAGGACAGCATGCAGCTGGTGGATCGGCAGACGGGTGAGCCGTTGGCCCCGGTCAGCGTCCAGAACCAGCAGGGACAGCCGCTGACTGTGCGGGATGTGCGGTTTGTGGATGAGGACGGCAAGCCATTCGAGGAAGCGGGCTGA